In Hyphomicrobiaceae bacterium, the following are encoded in one genomic region:
- a CDS encoding DUF2092 domain-containing protein: MKRAAPSFFLLFACLSSSSYSAHAETATSTKSSADPAVVFEQLRSYVASNPLDFKTTYVVQGELSSRGSMQFFVQRPNSFRIDSKVSNRSYEIISDGKVMTIFTPKDKKYAQLDAPAHPSGGLSLVTGLMGVESAVLGLLDVVDEIAAGKKDLQISSGGSETIGGNQCDEFTIVQNTDTGLNTWKVWLRKGETPLPCKLETKGSDESLITQSNEFSWNVPSPEFPPDKFAFTPAAGSQKVDVGDLDLGPAL; the protein is encoded by the coding sequence ATGAAACGGGCGGCCCCCTCTTTTTTTCTGCTATTTGCCTGCTTATCCTCGTCGTCATATTCGGCACACGCGGAAACAGCGACATCGACCAAATCCTCAGCGGACCCTGCTGTCGTTTTTGAACAACTGCGCAGCTACGTCGCCAGCAACCCGCTCGACTTCAAAACGACCTACGTCGTTCAAGGCGAACTGAGTTCACGAGGGTCGATGCAATTTTTCGTTCAAAGACCAAATTCCTTCCGGATCGATTCCAAGGTTAGCAATCGGTCTTACGAGATCATCTCCGATGGTAAAGTCATGACCATCTTCACTCCGAAGGACAAGAAGTACGCTCAGTTGGATGCGCCGGCTCATCCCTCCGGAGGCCTGAGTTTGGTCACCGGCCTTATGGGTGTGGAGTCCGCGGTACTTGGATTGCTGGACGTCGTCGATGAAATTGCGGCCGGCAAGAAGGATCTTCAAATCAGCTCTGGCGGTTCCGAGACAATTGGAGGCAACCAGTGTGACGAATTCACCATCGTGCAAAATACCGACACTGGCTTGAACACATGGAAGGTTTGGCTGCGAAAGGGAGAGACCCCGCTCCCTTGCAAGCTTGAGACGAAAGGCTCCGATGAGTCGCTGATCACCCAGTCCAACGAGTTCAGCTGGAATGTCCCAAGCCCAGAATTTCCACCGGATAAGTTTGCCTTCACGCCCGCGGCGGGCAGCCAAAAAGTCGACGTTGGCGATTTGGATTTGGGTCCTGCCCTCTGA
- a CDS encoding lipid A oxidase, which translates to MTISITADNRQLHVTPQSLLASLEKVSAIAAIVLLAAIMLASGADDADRTQDSAGNNAKRSSGTEWQNASETVASGYVGAPYYYRSDFKLKRPNGTDMTLKRMGWDGDAFYFPIDGGARVIHWTGSVGYMIDFMHNKAIARLGKGAHGRKIKDGVVEDVETTGTLNGKPAPSPLHLTDLFDRMEFTHGHNVLLLSGLVRFAPITAKIRPYLGIGFGASVPHVEAWFTGEALDRRTNEYQYAGPAFQILAGLELRNGRGSFYLEYKYIWSSIEAALTGGKSWSLKDLKSDWLPRWFIEPFSGLTEMPGDLWRQFTRWRTGEAPPEGNFATTLSSHQIVIGGGYVWPGRATAGAGTVQP; encoded by the coding sequence ATGACGATTTCGATCACGGCAGACAACAGACAGCTTCACGTCACACCGCAGTCGCTTCTCGCTTCACTGGAAAAAGTGTCTGCCATCGCTGCGATCGTATTGCTCGCAGCGATCATGCTCGCCTCCGGTGCCGACGACGCCGATCGCACTCAGGATTCTGCAGGAAACAACGCTAAACGATCGAGCGGCACCGAGTGGCAGAACGCGAGCGAGACCGTCGCGAGCGGCTACGTTGGTGCCCCTTACTACTATCGGAGCGATTTCAAACTTAAGCGCCCGAATGGCACCGATATGACGCTGAAGCGGATGGGCTGGGATGGAGATGCCTTCTATTTCCCTATCGATGGCGGCGCCCGTGTAATCCACTGGACCGGTTCGGTCGGGTATATGATCGACTTCATGCACAACAAGGCCATTGCCAGACTGGGCAAGGGTGCGCACGGCCGCAAAATCAAAGACGGCGTGGTCGAGGACGTCGAAACGACCGGCACACTTAACGGAAAGCCCGCGCCATCCCCGCTGCATCTCACCGATCTTTTCGATCGGATGGAATTCACACATGGTCATAATGTGCTGCTGCTTTCCGGACTTGTGCGCTTTGCGCCCATCACGGCGAAGATCCGGCCATACCTTGGCATCGGCTTTGGCGCTTCGGTGCCCCACGTAGAAGCCTGGTTCACCGGCGAAGCTTTGGACCGGCGCACCAACGAATATCAATATGCCGGCCCCGCCTTCCAGATCCTTGCAGGATTGGAATTGCGCAACGGACGGGGGTCTTTCTATCTGGAATACAAATACATCTGGTCATCGATCGAAGCTGCGCTCACGGGCGGCAAATCGTGGTCTTTGAAGGATTTGAAATCTGACTGGTTGCCGCGTTGGTTCATCGAGCCATTCTCAGGACTGACAGAAATGCCGGGCGATCTGTGGAGACAATTCACGCGATGGCGCACAGGCGAGGCGCCACCTGAAGGCAACTTCGCTACCACGCTGTCATCGCATCAGATCGTAATTGGTGGTGGCTACGTCTGGCCCGGCCGCGCCACGGCAGGAGCAGGCACCGTTCAGCCTTGA
- a CDS encoding PQQ-binding-like beta-propeller repeat protein — protein MTSKAGIIGGGIVLAAVAASAFVYYDWNAAVHYGSMAINYVNYLGAPKGTITTELATSEDSKEAPNVQALAAPTTSSVQNWPSYNKTLTSDRFSNLDEITSETAKNLKVRCTFDTGEYTGFNSGLIEVDGALIFATEYNTYAIDPNSCEQKWRAHEDYTPATPQSVNRGVAYLDGKIFRGTQDGRVLAYDFKTGKRLWATAIADPKKGESVPAAPIAWNGLVFAGNAGGDIKGVKGRIYALDANSGRIKWEFYLVPKEKGDPTRGPATSSPLDGSTWKTPDGSPITGGATWTSYTLDPKTGLLYVPGGNPAPDFADGMRKGENLFSGSVVVLDAMTGAYKAHFKIVPKDWHDWDVSSAPAVFTTASGRKVMAVTPKDGHLYGFDLANNDLLYRLPVTKVENADKPFKAGESVRFCPGSTGGSEWNGPAYDPINNLIMTGQVQWCTTVDMQKKSDVAAVKKGQPWSGEDTVNPFNTWGKHDPIFDWAGWLYAVDADSGKWRWRAKTNYPVQSGVTPTAGGVVFFGDMGGNFYALDSANGKKLWGEKIGGAIGGGVITYKDGGEQHVAVASGLTEVLWPTQITTAKVTILGVEEGKSDKVSLAK, from the coding sequence ATGACATCGAAAGCAGGCATCATAGGTGGCGGCATCGTGCTGGCCGCCGTCGCCGCTTCTGCGTTCGTCTACTATGACTGGAACGCGGCGGTTCACTACGGCTCCATGGCTATAAACTACGTGAACTATCTAGGTGCACCAAAGGGTACCATCACGACCGAATTAGCGACTTCCGAAGATAGCAAGGAGGCGCCTAACGTTCAGGCCTTAGCCGCGCCGACGACGTCAAGCGTGCAGAACTGGCCAAGCTACAACAAGACGCTGACGTCTGACCGCTTCTCGAATCTGGATGAGATTACGAGTGAGACGGCAAAAAATCTCAAAGTACGATGCACGTTCGATACTGGCGAATATACGGGCTTCAATAGCGGCCTGATTGAGGTCGATGGAGCGCTGATCTTCGCGACCGAGTACAACACCTATGCCATTGATCCCAACAGCTGCGAACAGAAATGGCGCGCGCACGAGGACTACACGCCGGCGACGCCGCAAAGTGTCAACCGTGGCGTTGCATATCTTGACGGCAAGATATTCCGCGGCACGCAGGATGGCCGCGTCCTCGCCTACGATTTCAAGACCGGCAAGCGGCTTTGGGCGACGGCTATTGCCGACCCGAAAAAGGGAGAGAGTGTTCCCGCCGCGCCGATTGCGTGGAACGGTCTCGTTTTTGCCGGTAACGCTGGCGGTGACATCAAGGGCGTGAAAGGACGCATCTATGCACTCGATGCCAATTCGGGCCGGATCAAATGGGAATTTTATCTGGTGCCGAAGGAAAAGGGCGATCCTACGCGTGGTCCGGCGACCAGTTCGCCGCTGGATGGAAGTACGTGGAAAACCCCTGACGGTTCGCCGATCACGGGTGGCGCGACGTGGACCTCCTACACGCTCGATCCAAAGACCGGACTTCTCTATGTGCCCGGCGGCAACCCTGCTCCGGACTTTGCCGACGGTATGCGTAAAGGCGAAAATCTATTCAGTGGGTCGGTCGTCGTACTGGATGCGATGACCGGCGCTTACAAAGCGCACTTCAAGATCGTGCCCAAGGATTGGCACGACTGGGATGTTTCGAGCGCGCCTGCGGTATTCACAACGGCTTCTGGCAGGAAGGTCATGGCGGTGACGCCGAAGGACGGTCATCTTTACGGTTTTGATCTTGCCAACAACGACCTGCTCTATCGCCTGCCGGTGACAAAGGTTGAGAACGCAGACAAGCCGTTCAAGGCCGGCGAATCGGTGCGCTTTTGTCCCGGATCGACGGGCGGTTCGGAATGGAATGGCCCGGCATATGATCCGATAAATAACCTCATCATGACCGGCCAAGTCCAATGGTGCACGACGGTTGACATGCAAAAGAAGAGCGATGTCGCCGCTGTGAAGAAAGGACAACCATGGTCAGGCGAAGATACGGTCAACCCGTTCAACACTTGGGGCAAGCATGACCCGATATTTGACTGGGCCGGTTGGCTTTATGCCGTAGACGCCGACAGCGGAAAATGGCGTTGGCGCGCGAAGACCAATTACCCCGTTCAGAGTGGCGTCACGCCGACTGCAGGCGGAGTCGTGTTCTTCGGCGACATGGGAGGTAATTTCTACGCCCTCGATAGCGCCAACGGGAAAAAGCTCTGGGGTGAGAAGATCGGCGGCGCGATTGGCGGCGGTGTAATCACTTACAAGGACGGTGGCGAACAGCATGTCGCCGTGGCGAGCGGATTGACCGAGGTGCTTTGGCCTACACAGATCACCACAGCGAAGGTTACGATCCTGGGCGTCGAAGAGGGCAAGTCCGACAAAGTAAGCTTGGCGAAGTAA
- a CDS encoding autotransporter assembly complex family protein produces the protein MRRERKALYLRNAYLLGFLAAVASFAGLPAAKAVDLFGTTLFGDSSAVPPGALPYSVALHVEDTDNASLKDLISGISHLMTEQVHGASDAYILAARARGDVSQIQAALYSEGYYAGEIDIRIAGQKLDAFDPSTAPSGSESGIEVAVRVTPGPRFVFGDIVVTERSQSDSTPPVALEALGFERGKPAKSGLIVAAREKLIEAWRSTGFPLARIVGEDISADHASSTVNVRIDLDPGPPAVYGWVNVSGAQSLDHHTILEQSKLRPGSSFRTSDLKQARDRIAKLPSVESVQVVEGQQLDANGGIPVSLEVVERKPRYFGATASLSTIDGAEVEAHWGHRNFFGEGEHLRVEGTISRIGSEDISQLEFDAAAIYTKPGILDVDTDLVSEFRLTREHPDAYESLDASYKIGLAHVFTPSLSGSAALSTRFSRTEDAFGQNDYMLISLPAEIDYDTRDQRLDATKGHFIFTSLTPSVDAIGGSAYVKSEIQAAAYRTLDSEGRAVLAGRIGVGSIAGASLADVPASTRFFAGGGGSVRGYGYRSLGPMVDGTVVGGLGYIGGSAEMRLRVTELFGIVPFVDAATVSEQPWPNFSSDFYVSAGVGLRYYTALGPIRLDVATPVTHRDDQPAVAIYIGLGQAF, from the coding sequence GTGCGACGAGAAAGAAAGGCCCTGTATTTGCGCAACGCGTACCTATTGGGATTTCTGGCCGCCGTTGCCTCATTTGCCGGTCTTCCCGCAGCCAAGGCTGTCGATCTTTTCGGCACGACGCTTTTCGGCGACAGCAGCGCTGTTCCGCCGGGCGCTCTGCCTTACTCGGTTGCGCTTCATGTCGAGGACACCGACAACGCGTCGCTGAAAGACCTAATCTCGGGGATCTCGCATTTGATGACCGAACAGGTCCACGGCGCGAGCGACGCTTATATACTCGCGGCCCGCGCACGCGGCGACGTCTCGCAGATCCAGGCCGCGCTCTATAGCGAAGGCTATTATGCCGGTGAGATCGACATCCGCATCGCCGGACAGAAGCTCGATGCCTTCGATCCCTCGACCGCGCCTTCCGGAAGCGAGAGCGGCATCGAGGTTGCCGTTCGCGTCACGCCCGGCCCACGTTTCGTGTTTGGCGACATCGTCGTGACCGAGAGGTCACAATCCGATTCCACGCCTCCGGTTGCTCTAGAGGCTTTGGGTTTTGAGCGCGGCAAACCGGCGAAATCGGGATTGATAGTCGCGGCCAGGGAGAAACTCATCGAGGCATGGCGGTCGACCGGTTTCCCGCTCGCTCGTATTGTCGGCGAGGACATCTCCGCCGATCACGCCAGCAGCACTGTCAACGTCAGAATCGACCTCGATCCAGGTCCGCCTGCCGTCTACGGATGGGTCAACGTATCGGGTGCCCAGTCCCTCGATCACCACACCATTCTAGAACAAAGCAAATTGCGACCGGGAAGCTCATTCCGCACCTCAGACCTGAAACAGGCCCGTGATCGCATTGCCAAGCTCCCGAGTGTGGAGAGCGTTCAGGTCGTTGAGGGGCAACAACTCGATGCCAATGGCGGGATTCCTGTCAGCCTCGAAGTGGTCGAACGCAAGCCCCGCTATTTTGGCGCAACGGCCTCCCTGTCGACGATCGATGGTGCCGAGGTCGAAGCTCACTGGGGTCATCGTAATTTCTTTGGCGAAGGCGAACACCTGCGCGTTGAAGGCACAATCTCTCGGATTGGAAGCGAAGACATATCGCAGCTCGAATTCGATGCTGCCGCCATCTACACCAAGCCCGGCATTCTCGACGTCGATACCGATCTCGTTAGCGAGTTCCGTCTGACGCGCGAGCACCCCGACGCCTACGAAAGCCTGGATGCCTCCTACAAGATCGGGTTGGCTCACGTGTTTACGCCTTCGCTTTCGGGATCGGCAGCCCTCTCCACCCGCTTCTCACGCACCGAGGATGCCTTCGGCCAAAACGACTACATGCTGATTAGCCTGCCTGCCGAAATCGACTACGACACGCGCGATCAACGCCTGGATGCCACGAAGGGGCACTTCATCTTTACGTCCCTGACGCCGTCGGTCGACGCTATCGGCGGATCCGCATACGTCAAATCGGAGATCCAGGCCGCCGCCTATCGGACTTTGGATAGCGAGGGGCGCGCCGTGCTCGCAGGGCGGATCGGGGTCGGCTCGATCGCAGGCGCCTCTCTTGCCGATGTGCCAGCCTCGACGCGCTTCTTTGCCGGAGGCGGCGGCTCCGTGCGTGGCTATGGATATCGCAGCCTAGGCCCGATGGTCGACGGCACTGTCGTGGGCGGCCTCGGCTACATCGGTGGGTCGGCTGAAATGCGCCTGCGCGTCACCGAGCTCTTCGGCATCGTTCCGTTCGTCGACGCTGCAACGGTATCCGAACAACCCTGGCCGAATTTCTCAAGTGACTTCTATGTCAGTGCGGGCGTCGGCTTGCGATACTACACGGCCCTTGGTCCGATCCGCCTCGATGTTGCGACCCCCGTGACACACCGCGACGACCAGCCCGCGGTGGCCATTTACATCGGCTTGGGGCAAGCGTTCTGA
- a CDS encoding acetolactate synthase large subunit — translation MNGAEVLIATAIREGIDVCFANPGTTELPLVLALDSVPGLRGILCLHENVATGAADGYARMASRPAICLLHLGPGFANGWTNLHNARRASTPVLNIIGQHITWHLPSDPLLASNIEQIASSVSSYVKEVRDPQAVAADVANAIAFAKSNGGCIATVIIPHDVQTAGVETVIAPTCDPKQRTFSADQVGQAARALKSEKAAMLLGGEALSEVGLRLAGRIAAASGADLICDTFFARMERGGDLPLATKLPYFPDQALALTRQYSRIITAGTRRPVAFFGQPGLPGYMTSEEQTVALAGPTDDTLGALTALAAELNAPDAAFRPPSQRPEMPRGKLNSQSVSAAIARLQPENCIVMDEALTVGVPYFEASKSSPRFTHLMLTGGAIGEGPSAATGAAVACPERKVINFQSDGCGAYSVQAFWTQARENLDVVTIIGSNRSYNILNVELQRAGVMQPGPVARSMAALDEPFLNWVKVGEGFGVPGVAVDTAERLVHALERALAEEGPRLIEAIME, via the coding sequence ATGAACGGCGCGGAAGTTCTGATTGCTACAGCAATTCGCGAGGGGATTGACGTCTGCTTTGCAAATCCGGGTACGACGGAGCTTCCGCTGGTCCTGGCTCTCGATTCCGTGCCGGGTCTGCGAGGCATTCTATGCTTGCATGAGAACGTGGCAACTGGAGCGGCCGACGGCTACGCCAGAATGGCTTCCAGGCCCGCCATCTGTTTGCTGCATCTGGGTCCAGGCTTCGCGAATGGCTGGACAAATCTTCACAACGCTCGGCGCGCGTCCACGCCGGTACTCAACATCATTGGCCAACATATTACTTGGCATCTTCCATCCGATCCGTTGCTCGCCAGCAATATCGAGCAGATCGCGTCCTCGGTCAGCAGTTACGTCAAAGAGGTGCGAGATCCGCAAGCAGTCGCCGCCGACGTGGCCAATGCGATTGCCTTTGCAAAGAGCAACGGCGGATGCATCGCCACGGTGATCATTCCCCATGACGTGCAAACGGCAGGAGTTGAGACGGTGATTGCGCCGACTTGCGATCCCAAGCAGAGGACGTTCTCGGCGGATCAGGTCGGTCAGGCCGCTCGCGCGCTTAAGTCGGAAAAAGCGGCCATGCTTCTTGGCGGAGAGGCGCTGTCGGAGGTCGGATTGCGCCTTGCGGGACGGATCGCGGCAGCCAGCGGCGCTGATCTGATTTGCGATACGTTCTTTGCCCGCATGGAGCGCGGTGGAGATCTACCCCTTGCTACGAAACTTCCATACTTTCCCGATCAAGCTTTGGCGCTAACGCGTCAATATTCCCGCATTATCACCGCTGGCACGCGCCGACCCGTTGCATTCTTCGGACAGCCCGGCCTTCCCGGTTACATGACGTCGGAAGAGCAGACAGTCGCTCTCGCCGGACCCACAGACGATACTCTCGGTGCACTCACGGCATTGGCTGCGGAATTGAACGCGCCAGACGCTGCGTTCAGACCTCCGTCGCAGCGGCCCGAAATGCCTCGAGGTAAGCTCAATTCTCAATCGGTGAGTGCGGCAATCGCGCGGCTGCAGCCTGAGAACTGCATTGTAATGGATGAAGCGCTGACTGTTGGAGTTCCTTATTTTGAGGCATCGAAATCGTCACCACGCTTCACGCACCTTATGCTCACGGGCGGCGCGATAGGTGAGGGTCCGAGTGCTGCAACGGGCGCTGCTGTCGCCTGCCCTGAGCGGAAAGTGATTAACTTCCAATCGGACGGGTGCGGAGCCTACTCTGTGCAGGCGTTTTGGACGCAAGCACGAGAGAACCTCGACGTCGTGACCATCATCGGCTCTAACCGCAGCTACAATATCCTGAATGTGGAACTGCAGCGCGCAGGTGTGATGCAGCCTGGTCCGGTAGCCCGTTCCATGGCGGCGCTCGACGAGCCGTTTCTCAATTGGGTGAAAGTCGGTGAGGGGTTTGGAGTGCCCGGCGTCGCAGTCGATACCGCAGAGCGCCTTGTGCACGCCTTGGAAAGGGCGCTCGCCGAAGAAGGTCCCCGCCTCATCGAAGCGATTATGGAATAG